Genomic DNA from Anas platyrhynchos isolate ZD024472 breed Pekin duck chromosome 36, IASCAAS_PekinDuck_T2T, whole genome shotgun sequence:
GGCTCCTGCACCCACCCTGGTTCAGGGTATGACCTCTCCAATAAATCAATCAGTGGCGGAAATAACTGAGGGACTATTGGAGCAGAGTGCTAATGGCAAGTGGGGgctgccctccccaccccccgtGCTGGAAAATCTTGAtaaagctgtgctgccagcatctGTGCCGCTGCCAGGCAGCAATAAATCCACTCGGGATGCTTCACCAATgagaggtgcagcagcagcttgcgaAAATCGACCTTCACTGAAGGAGCTGATGGGTACAGTGCAAAGAAAAGAAGACCTGATTAATAGACTGCAGACTCAGctagcaaaacagaaacagctgaGGACTGAGGAAGTCAAAATTGTTCAAGAGAAAGCTGCCAAGATCAAAGAGTGGGTAACATTTAAGCTGAGAGAGCTTGAGCTAGAAAACTACCACCTGAAAAACTGTCATCAGAGGCTGACGGAGCAAATTGAAGCCCTTCAGTTTACACTGCAAGGTATGACCAGCATTTCTCCCTTTAAATCTCTTTGGAGCTGTGATTTTCTGAAGTCCAGAGCACCACAGGCTTCTTTACCTGAGAAGATAGACCAGAAATCTATGCTTCTTGCACCTGGTTTCAGGCAGCTATGTCAAACAAGACCTACCAAACATGTCTTCTCTACAACAAGCATCGTCCTTGCCAATGAAACCTTCACTGAGGATGGAGAGGACAAATCTCTGCTTTCTCAGAACACACTGAAGCTCATGTCTGACCCATCAAGCTGGAATctctctgcagagaaagacatATTTTCAACCATAAGCTCTGAACACAGGTTAGGGTG
This window encodes:
- the LOC140000999 gene encoding uncharacterized protein — encoded protein: MTWHEVLNTLCGIKTERQLAMAAAQAFSVPSGTDRPPSTKPETSGTQLTRFLSSAPAPTLVQGMTSPINQSVAEITEGLLEQSANGKWGLPSPPPVLENLDKAVLPASVPLPGSNKSTRDASPMRGAAAACENRPSLKELMGTVQRKEDLINRLQTQLAKQKQLRTEEVKIVQEKAAKIKEWVTFKLRELELENYHLKNCHQRLTEQIEALQFTLQGMTSISPFKSLWSCDFLKSRAPQASLPEKIDQKSMLLAPGFRQLCQTRPTKHVFSTTSIVLANETFTEDGEDKSLLSQNTLKLMSDPSSWNLSAEKDIFSTISSEHRLGCSDPSRCSGPSS